In one window of Oncorhynchus kisutch isolate 150728-3 linkage group LG16, Okis_V2, whole genome shotgun sequence DNA:
- the LOC109906727 gene encoding neuronal membrane glycoprotein M6-b-like isoform X4, whose product MGCFECCIKCLGGVPYASLVATILCFSGVALFCGCGHVALTGTLTMLENHFSQITTDHATLTIVIQTMQYVIYGIASFFFVYGIILLAEGFYTTSAVKKELQSQFKTTVCGRCITATFVFLTYILGLAFLGIFGFSAIPVFLFYNMWTTCAAMKSPIANITDPDSICVDVRQYGIIPWNATPGKACGSTLGDICSTSEFYLSFHLYIVACAGAGATLIALLIYMMATTYNYAVLKFMSHGGRRSTKFSESY is encoded by the exons gTTGCTTCGAATGCTGCATCAAGTGTCTGGGCGGCGTGCCCTACGCCTCGCTGGTGGCCACCATCCTCTGTTTCTCGGGCGTGGCTCTGTTCTGCGGGTGTGGTCATGTGGCGCTGACCGGCACACTGACCATGCTGGAGAACCACTTCTCCCAGATCACCACTGACCACGCCACCCTCACCATCGt GATCCAGACCATGCAGTACGTCATCTATGGCATCGCCTCCTTCTTCTTTGTTTATGGGATCATCCTGCTGGCTGAGGGCTTCTACACCACCAGCGCCGTCAAGAAGGAGCTGCAGAGCCAGTTCAAGACCACCGTGTGTGGCCGCTGCATCACAGCCACG ttTGTGTTCCTTACGTATATCCTGGGCCTGGCCTTCCTGGGGATCTTTGGCTTCTCAGCCATCCCAGTCTTCCTCTTCTACAACATGTGGACTACCTGTGCTGCCATGAAGTCCCCCATCGCCAACATCACCGATCCGGACTCCATCTGTGTGGACGTCAGGCAGTACG GTATTATCCCATGGAACGCGACACCCGGCAAAGCCTGCGGATCTACACTAGGAGACATCTGTAGCACCAGCGAG TTCTACCTGTCTTTCCACCTGTACATTGTTGCGTGTGCTGGGGCAGGCGCCACCCTCATTGCATTG CTGATCTACATGATGGCCACCACGTATAACTATGCTGTTCTCAAGTTTATGAGCCACGGCGGCCGCCGATCCACAAAGTTCTCCGAGTCATATTAG
- the LOC109906727 gene encoding neuronal membrane glycoprotein M6-b-like isoform X2: MDGTKPVMESTTEENQEEREESKGCFECCIKCLGGVPYASLVATILCFSGVALFCGCGHVALTGTLTMLENHFSQITTDHATLTIVIQTMQYVIYGIASFFFVYGIILLAEGFYTTSAVKKELQSQFKTTVCGRCITATFVFLTYILGLAFLGIFGFSAIPVFLFYNMWTTCAAMKSPIANITDPDSICVDVRQYGIIPWNATPGKACGSTLGDICSTSEFYLSFHLYIVACAGAGATLIALLIYMMATTYNYAVLKFMSHGGRRSTKFSESY; encoded by the exons gTTGCTTCGAATGCTGCATCAAGTGTCTGGGCGGCGTGCCCTACGCCTCGCTGGTGGCCACCATCCTCTGTTTCTCGGGCGTGGCTCTGTTCTGCGGGTGTGGTCATGTGGCGCTGACCGGCACACTGACCATGCTGGAGAACCACTTCTCCCAGATCACCACTGACCACGCCACCCTCACCATCGt GATCCAGACCATGCAGTACGTCATCTATGGCATCGCCTCCTTCTTCTTTGTTTATGGGATCATCCTGCTGGCTGAGGGCTTCTACACCACCAGCGCCGTCAAGAAGGAGCTGCAGAGCCAGTTCAAGACCACCGTGTGTGGCCGCTGCATCACAGCCACG ttTGTGTTCCTTACGTATATCCTGGGCCTGGCCTTCCTGGGGATCTTTGGCTTCTCAGCCATCCCAGTCTTCCTCTTCTACAACATGTGGACTACCTGTGCTGCCATGAAGTCCCCCATCGCCAACATCACCGATCCGGACTCCATCTGTGTGGACGTCAGGCAGTACG GTATTATCCCATGGAACGCGACACCCGGCAAAGCCTGCGGATCTACACTAGGAGACATCTGTAGCACCAGCGAG TTCTACCTGTCTTTCCACCTGTACATTGTTGCGTGTGCTGGGGCAGGCGCCACCCTCATTGCATTG CTGATCTACATGATGGCCACCACGTATAACTATGCTGTTCTCAAGTTTATGAGCCACGGCGGCCGCCGATCCACAAAGTTCTCCGAGTCATATTAG